Proteins encoded in a region of the Nitrospira sp. genome:
- a CDS encoding DUF433 domain-containing protein: MVLDRIHIDPQVCGGKATIRGLRMTVDFVLRLLGEGYTAAEIVTEYPELVLEDVYQAAKYGAWLAGEQTSAAS; encoded by the coding sequence ATGGTGCTAGACCGAATCCATATCGATCCGCAGGTCTGTGGGGGCAAGGCAACGATCCGCGGTCTCCGCATGACGGTAGACTTTGTTCTACGGTTGTTGGGAGAGGGCTATACCGCAGCTGAGATCGTGACGGAATATCCTGAATTGGTCCTTGAGGATGTCTATCAGGCAGCGAAATATGGCGCATGGCTGGCTGGAGAACAGACATCCGCGGCCTCATGA
- a CDS encoding DUF5615 family PIN-like protein — protein MAGWRTDIRGLMRLLADLHIAPRTVQFLRSLGHDALRVTDLLPATASDESIVERAAQDQRIILTQDLDMTAIIALSRRQYPSLVTLRLSSARVEFVNSILQRTLPVLEHDLLQGALVTIEDSRVRLRRLPLAVQDNSI, from the coding sequence ATGGCTGGCTGGAGAACAGACATCCGCGGCCTCATGAGGCTGCTGGCCGATCTCCACATCGCCCCTCGTACCGTTCAATTCCTTCGCTCCCTCGGTCATGATGCCCTTCGCGTGACCGATCTTCTCCCCGCAACCGCCTCCGATGAATCTATTGTCGAACGGGCCGCGCAGGATCAACGAATCATCCTGACCCAGGACCTCGACATGACGGCGATCATCGCCCTGTCGCGACGCCAATATCCGTCACTCGTCACCCTTCGTCTGAGCTCCGCACGAGTCGAGTTCGTCAACTCCATCCTCCAACGGACCCTCCCGGTGCTGGAGCACGATCTGCTGCAGGGCGCACTCGTCACAATCGAAGACTCCCGCGTTCGTCTCCGGCGCCTCCCACTGGCCGTCCAAGACAATTCCATCTGA
- the folB gene encoding dihydroneopterin aldolase: MSAHIILERLEFRGRCGVTAEERAKPQPLAVDVELDAPLDPAGHSDNLVDTIDYAKIAQRLVEIGTTQEACLLETMAERFLAMLFADFPITKANLWIRKLHAPISQVTRSVGIRVERTRLAQQLSCLEPKPAPFLVEQLHRLPKGRVLDVAAGGGRHSLFLAARGYHVDAIDRDEATLTQLAASAAVKALPPIKTRTIDLEQPAPFDPGFGHETYDVVIVFFYLHRSLFPFLIDTLKPGGVLIYETFTIDNYTHHKHPRRWEFCLSHNELLRMTSTLQTLHYDEGPHDGVEGPRSTYTAQMVAQKPLRSAHST; encoded by the coding sequence ATGTCAGCACACATCATCCTTGAGCGGTTGGAATTCCGTGGCCGCTGCGGCGTCACAGCAGAAGAACGGGCGAAGCCTCAGCCGCTGGCCGTGGATGTGGAATTGGATGCGCCCCTCGATCCGGCCGGCCACTCAGACAATCTCGTCGACACCATTGACTATGCAAAGATTGCGCAACGCCTCGTGGAGATCGGCACAACGCAGGAGGCCTGCTTACTGGAAACCATGGCGGAGCGATTTCTCGCTATGCTGTTTGCAGACTTTCCCATTACGAAAGCAAATCTCTGGATCCGAAAACTCCATGCTCCCATCAGCCAGGTGACCCGCTCCGTCGGCATCAGGGTCGAACGCACCAGGCTCGCGCAACAACTGAGTTGCCTTGAACCGAAGCCAGCCCCGTTTCTGGTCGAACAGCTGCACCGTCTTCCCAAAGGCCGAGTCCTGGATGTGGCAGCAGGCGGAGGGCGACACTCGCTCTTTCTCGCTGCTCGCGGGTATCACGTCGATGCGATCGACCGCGACGAAGCCACCCTTACCCAGCTTGCTGCATCCGCTGCGGTAAAAGCACTCCCCCCGATCAAGACCAGGACGATCGACTTGGAGCAACCGGCGCCGTTCGACCCTGGATTCGGCCATGAGACGTATGATGTGGTCATCGTCTTTTTCTATCTCCATCGATCGCTCTTTCCGTTTCTCATCGATACGCTCAAACCCGGCGGCGTGTTGATCTATGAGACCTTTACGATCGATAACTATACGCATCACAAACATCCGCGCCGGTGGGAGTTCTGCCTGTCCCACAATGAACTGTTGCGCATGACGTCGACGCTTCAAACCCTGCATTACGACGAAGGGCCGCACGACGGTGTCGAAGGCCCTCGCTCGACCTATACCGCTCAGATGGTGGCCCAGAAGCCGCTGCGATCGGCTCACTCGACATGA
- a CDS encoding PHP domain-containing protein codes for MSRIDLHLHTTHSDGSQTPAEVVRLAHEAGVSALAITDHDITTGIPEAMAAGQALGIEIIPGIEISSRHGASELHVLGYFLRWEDAQLNERLLTLRESRHRRNPKIIELLQATGIDITYDEVRAVAGSDSVGRPHIARVLMDKKVVTTAKEAFDRFLAEGKAAYVPRDLPAPADAIRWIKDAGGLAVLAHPTWVKTTEGTLTDLARQLKEHGLDGVEVHYSTHTPRQTRTYLSLAKQLGLLVTGGSDFHGMTKPDIEVGTGKGSLHVPDHLLPKLKDAVAQL; via the coding sequence ATGAGCCGCATCGATCTCCATCTGCACACCACTCATTCAGACGGCAGCCAGACACCCGCTGAAGTCGTCCGGCTTGCCCATGAGGCAGGCGTCTCCGCCCTGGCCATTACCGACCACGACATCACCACCGGCATTCCTGAGGCCATGGCGGCAGGACAGGCACTCGGCATTGAGATCATCCCCGGAATTGAAATCAGCTCGCGCCACGGTGCATCGGAACTGCATGTGCTGGGCTATTTCCTCAGATGGGAAGATGCCCAACTCAACGAGCGCCTGCTGACCCTTCGAGAGAGCCGTCACCGCCGCAATCCCAAGATCATCGAACTGCTGCAAGCCACGGGTATCGACATCACCTACGATGAAGTGCGGGCCGTCGCCGGGAGTGATTCGGTGGGCCGTCCGCATATCGCCCGCGTCCTCATGGACAAGAAGGTCGTGACGACCGCCAAAGAAGCGTTTGACCGGTTCCTGGCTGAAGGTAAGGCCGCCTATGTGCCGCGCGATCTCCCCGCCCCTGCCGATGCGATCCGCTGGATCAAGGATGCAGGCGGGCTGGCGGTCCTCGCACACCCCACCTGGGTCAAGACGACCGAAGGTACGCTGACCGACTTAGCCCGTCAGCTGAAAGAGCATGGGCTGGACGGAGTCGAAGTCCACTACAGCACTCACACACCTCGACAGACCCGCACGTATTTGAGTCTCGCCAAACAACTGGGCTTGTTGGTCACAGGCGGCAGCGACTTTCACGGGATGACCAAACCCGATATCGAGGTCGGAACCGGGAAGGGCTCGCTGCATGTTCCGGATCATCTGCTCCCGAAACTCAAGGACGCCGTCGCCCAGCTCTAA
- a CDS encoding serine/threonine-protein kinase: MTHASGWLIQFAIVSFVALFAGPLLSKLPFAEHFPLTLLGLTGPQTIRLIAEGTGLLTLWLLAFHAFRNMPDNGRGFTFVSRIVLPLTTIVVLIVGDKTMQVVGQSLIEDFGIQRYSLGYAATLVVAGLWLTVAWLLNIDALHHYFTAPAPTRSRKKTPQTVDESHDVQERSGPSESSDSVSADSPNNGSPPAMLGRYKVLKELGRGAMGVVYLGKDPTIQRFVAIKTMRLDEIDDAEKLQEVKTRFFREAESTGRLTHPNIVTIYDAGEEQDLGYIAMEVLEGTTLKHWSRKPNLLPLDKLIPIIATVADALDYAHQQGVVHRDIKPANIMITKGATVKVMDFGIAKMASSSKTQTNIVLGTPTYMSPEQIAGKKVDGRSDIFSLGVVLYEMLSGRPPFTADNLSALLFAIAHNPHPSIKVIRPDIPPALQHVLNQALEKDPAMRFRRAAEFAQELRACLQGQTV, translated from the coding sequence ATGACACACGCATCTGGCTGGCTCATTCAGTTCGCGATCGTCTCATTCGTGGCCCTGTTTGCAGGACCGCTCCTGAGCAAGCTGCCGTTTGCCGAACACTTTCCGCTGACCCTCCTCGGTTTGACGGGTCCGCAAACAATTCGTCTCATCGCTGAGGGCACCGGCCTCCTCACACTCTGGCTCCTGGCCTTTCATGCCTTCCGCAATATGCCGGACAACGGGCGAGGATTCACCTTTGTCAGTCGCATCGTCCTTCCTCTGACCACGATCGTGGTCCTCATTGTCGGGGACAAGACCATGCAAGTGGTCGGACAATCGCTGATTGAAGACTTCGGCATCCAGCGATACAGCCTCGGCTATGCCGCCACTCTGGTCGTTGCCGGACTCTGGCTGACTGTGGCGTGGCTACTCAACATCGACGCCCTCCATCACTACTTCACCGCCCCTGCGCCGACACGCAGTCGGAAGAAGACGCCTCAGACCGTCGACGAGAGTCATGACGTGCAGGAACGCTCCGGTCCTTCCGAATCTTCTGACTCAGTATCCGCAGATTCGCCCAACAATGGATCTCCCCCCGCAATGCTTGGACGGTACAAAGTCCTGAAGGAACTCGGACGCGGAGCCATGGGGGTCGTGTATCTGGGCAAAGATCCCACGATTCAACGATTCGTGGCCATCAAGACCATGCGGTTGGACGAGATCGACGATGCGGAGAAGCTCCAGGAAGTGAAGACCCGGTTTTTCCGTGAAGCGGAATCGACCGGCCGGCTCACACACCCCAATATCGTCACGATTTACGATGCGGGCGAAGAACAGGATCTCGGCTACATCGCCATGGAGGTCTTGGAGGGCACGACGCTCAAACACTGGTCGCGCAAACCCAACCTGCTGCCCCTCGACAAACTGATTCCGATCATTGCCACCGTCGCCGACGCCCTGGACTACGCCCACCAGCAAGGCGTCGTGCACCGCGACATCAAGCCGGCCAATATCATGATCACCAAAGGCGCGACGGTGAAAGTCATGGATTTTGGCATCGCAAAGATGGCCTCGTCGTCGAAGACGCAAACCAACATTGTGCTCGGCACCCCTACCTACATGTCGCCGGAACAAATTGCCGGGAAAAAAGTCGACGGGCGATCCGACATCTTCTCGCTGGGAGTCGTCCTCTATGAAATGCTGAGCGGCCGTCCCCCATTCACTGCGGATAACTTATCCGCCTTGCTCTTTGCGATTGCCCATAATCCCCACCCCTCTATCAAGGTCATCCGTCCGGACATTCCTCCGGCTCTCCAACACGTGCTCAACCAAGCACTCGAAAAGGATCCGGCTATGCGATTCCGACGGGCGGCCGAGTTTGCCCAGGAACTGCGCGCTTGCCTGCAAGGCCAGACCGTCTAA
- a CDS encoding Stp1/IreP family PP2C-type Ser/Thr phosphatase — translation MPLAVTHSALSDIGRRRSHNEDRYCTDTTLGLFIVCDGMGGSKAGEIASGLAVETIHRHINEASQNPAFPLIGQSDPTMSLSGNRLLSATRDANRVIHREGRRNPDWAGMGTTVVAVLLADRLMSFAHVGDSRLYLVRAHAIQPLTADHSWVAEQVRSGLMTEAEAERSPQRNIVTRAVGVAPDVDITIGEAELQVGDRLLLCSDGLTKYVGTTRLLNVLTQTDDLNDAARQLVALANDAGGDDNTTVITVAVHEAMEQPMWNRLRQRLAM, via the coding sequence ATGCCGCTGGCCGTCACCCATAGCGCCCTCTCCGATATCGGTCGCAGACGATCGCATAATGAAGATCGTTACTGCACCGACACCACCTTAGGGCTCTTCATCGTCTGCGACGGCATGGGCGGCAGCAAGGCCGGCGAGATTGCCAGCGGCCTCGCGGTCGAAACTATCCATCGCCATATCAATGAAGCGTCACAGAACCCTGCGTTCCCGTTGATCGGCCAATCCGACCCCACCATGTCGCTCTCGGGGAATCGCCTCCTCAGCGCGACTCGCGATGCCAATCGCGTCATTCATCGTGAGGGGCGCAGAAATCCGGACTGGGCCGGGATGGGAACGACCGTCGTCGCGGTGCTGCTTGCAGACCGGCTGATGTCGTTCGCCCATGTCGGTGACAGTCGCCTCTACCTGGTCCGCGCCCACGCCATCCAACCCCTGACAGCCGATCACTCATGGGTGGCCGAACAGGTGCGCTCCGGCCTGATGACTGAAGCCGAAGCCGAGCGATCGCCACAGCGCAACATCGTCACCCGCGCCGTGGGAGTGGCACCGGATGTCGACATTACCATCGGCGAGGCGGAGCTGCAGGTAGGTGACCGTCTCTTGCTCTGTTCGGATGGGCTGACAAAATACGTCGGGACAACGAGGCTCCTCAATGTCCTCACGCAAACCGATGACCTGAACGACGCAGCCCGGCAACTGGTCGCCCTCGCCAATGATGCCGGCGGAGACGATAATACGACGGTCATCACCGTGGCGGTCCATGAGGCCATGGAGCAGCCGATGTGGAATCGGCTCCGTCAACGACTGGCCATGTAG
- a CDS encoding cysteine rich repeat-containing protein — MPKPSSSSRLTAILVTIVGLGLVWGLVWANMPTKDQLHASGVSSRSMNATPPTPALDLSIPGVPAPDAPGSHRVVVNGAEIPQPEQGLGGAVVALDPRARQIAEMKCEAELQQACPDSLQGEDRRRCMEQRAKQLPSPCQSMIRQQLVRWKERSGHAVACADDVKRFCREVPSGEGQMLQCLQDHAQDVSDGCYATLPKGALTLRN; from the coding sequence ATGCCGAAGCCATCATCATCAAGCCGTCTGACGGCCATCCTTGTGACCATTGTCGGGTTGGGATTGGTGTGGGGACTGGTCTGGGCCAATATGCCCACCAAAGATCAGCTCCATGCATCCGGCGTTTCGTCTCGATCGATGAACGCCACTCCTCCGACGCCCGCGCTGGACCTGAGCATTCCAGGGGTGCCGGCGCCGGATGCACCGGGCTCGCATCGAGTCGTCGTCAATGGGGCGGAGATACCTCAACCCGAGCAGGGCCTGGGGGGGGCAGTCGTTGCATTAGATCCCCGCGCAAGGCAAATCGCGGAGATGAAATGTGAGGCCGAACTGCAGCAGGCCTGTCCCGATAGCCTGCAAGGCGAGGATCGCCGACGTTGCATGGAGCAGCGGGCCAAGCAGCTTCCGTCCCCTTGTCAGTCGATGATTCGCCAGCAGCTCGTGCGGTGGAAGGAACGGTCCGGCCATGCGGTGGCCTGTGCGGATGATGTCAAACGCTTCTGTCGCGAGGTGCCGTCAGGAGAGGGGCAGATGTTGCAGTGCTTGCAGGATCACGCTCAGGACGTGTCGGACGGATGTTACGCAACGTTACCTAAAGGCGCACTCACCCTCAGGAACTAG
- a CDS encoding secondary thiamine-phosphate synthase enzyme YjbQ, with the protein MKSYREELWFETKTRRAYLNITPQVEAVLNASGVKEGLVLVNAMHITASVYINDDEPGLLRDYDDVLERLAPHDAVYRHNETGEDNGDAHVKRQLMGREVVVAVTDGRLDFGPWEQIFYGEFDGRRRKRVLVKVIGE; encoded by the coding sequence ATGAAGTCGTATCGAGAGGAACTCTGGTTCGAGACCAAGACGCGCCGCGCCTATCTCAACATCACGCCTCAGGTCGAAGCCGTTCTCAACGCGAGCGGAGTGAAGGAAGGGCTGGTGCTGGTCAACGCGATGCACATCACCGCCAGCGTCTATATTAACGACGACGAACCGGGACTGCTCCGAGACTACGACGACGTGCTCGAACGACTGGCGCCGCACGACGCGGTGTACCGGCATAACGAGACCGGCGAAGACAACGGCGATGCCCATGTGAAGCGCCAGCTAATGGGGCGTGAAGTCGTGGTGGCGGTGACGGATGGGCGGCTTGATTTCGGCCCCTGGGAACAGATCTTCTACGGTGAATTTGACGGGCGGCGAAGAAAGCGTGTGCTGGTGAAAGTGATTGGTGAATGA
- a CDS encoding adenosylcobalamin-dependent ribonucleoside-diphosphate reductase, whose protein sequence is MKIMTERPPRALPQPLSANATTVLAQRYLARNLTGTVAETPAQLFWRVAHDIAQAERTYPPPTRQPHLARRFFDLMARLDFLPNSPTLMNAGRPLQQLSACFVLPVEDTLASIFDAVKYQALIHQSGGGTGFSFSRLRPRADRVATTNGVASGPVSFMQVFNLSTDVIKQGGTRRGANMGILRVDHPDILEFIALKQNQSEMTNFNLSVGITDRFMQALTRQQAIPLINPHTGQTIRRVAAQAIFDQLVQAAWQSGEPGIVFLDTINRANPTPHLGAIEATNPCGEQPLLPYESCTLGSINVANFVVTRSGKPAIDYDRLHRTIPTTVRFLDNVLDRSHFPLQAIKDQTALTRKIGLGIMGFADLLIHLGIPYNSDEALTVAEELMSVIQTQAHEASTQLARERGVFPAYRGSRLQTHRQRWRNATVTTIAPTGTISIIADCSAGIEPLYGIHLVRTVMDGMALASLHPAFVRHAETHGLALPSLQRELEQSASIQHLTQLPASLRQLFITAHDVSPSHHVRMQAAFQRHSDSGVSKTINLPPSATPQDVAGAFQLAHRLGCKGLTVFRSGSRRDQVLSCSQQQSC, encoded by the coding sequence ATGAAGATCATGACCGAGAGGCCACCACGCGCATTACCGCAGCCACTCTCCGCCAACGCCACCACCGTCTTGGCACAGCGGTACCTCGCAAGAAACCTGACGGGCACCGTGGCCGAAACACCGGCGCAGCTCTTTTGGCGCGTCGCGCACGATATCGCCCAAGCCGAACGCACCTACCCGCCTCCGACCAGACAGCCGCATCTCGCGCGGCGGTTCTTTGACCTGATGGCTCGCCTCGACTTCCTGCCGAATTCGCCGACCCTGATGAACGCGGGGCGTCCGCTGCAGCAACTGTCGGCCTGCTTCGTCCTTCCGGTTGAGGATACGCTCGCGTCGATTTTCGATGCCGTGAAGTATCAGGCCTTGATTCACCAATCGGGAGGGGGCACGGGGTTTTCCTTCAGCCGGCTTCGCCCGCGGGCTGACCGCGTCGCCACAACCAACGGAGTCGCCTCCGGTCCGGTCTCGTTCATGCAGGTTTTCAACCTCTCGACCGACGTCATTAAACAGGGCGGCACCCGGCGCGGTGCAAATATGGGCATTCTACGGGTCGATCACCCGGATATTCTTGAATTCATCGCCCTCAAGCAGAACCAGTCTGAGATGACCAATTTCAACCTGTCTGTCGGCATCACCGATCGATTCATGCAAGCCCTGACACGTCAGCAGGCGATTCCGCTCATCAATCCTCACACAGGCCAAACCATTCGCCGCGTGGCGGCGCAAGCCATTTTCGATCAACTGGTCCAGGCAGCCTGGCAATCCGGAGAGCCCGGCATCGTATTCTTGGATACGATCAATCGAGCGAATCCCACCCCTCACCTGGGTGCAATCGAAGCCACCAATCCCTGCGGAGAGCAGCCCCTCCTTCCTTACGAGTCCTGCACGCTCGGCTCCATCAACGTCGCCAACTTTGTGGTGACCCGCTCAGGAAAACCGGCGATCGACTACGATCGATTGCATCGCACCATTCCAACTACGGTGCGATTTCTTGACAACGTGCTCGATCGCTCCCATTTCCCCTTGCAGGCCATCAAGGACCAAACCGCGCTCACCAGAAAGATCGGCCTCGGCATCATGGGCTTTGCCGATCTGCTGATCCATCTCGGCATTCCGTATAACTCGGACGAAGCCTTGACGGTCGCAGAAGAACTGATGAGTGTCATCCAAACCCAGGCTCACGAAGCGTCGACTCAGCTGGCACGCGAGCGCGGGGTGTTCCCCGCCTATCGCGGCAGCCGCCTGCAAACACACCGACAACGTTGGCGCAATGCCACGGTCACAACCATCGCTCCCACCGGCACGATCAGCATCATTGCGGACTGCTCTGCCGGAATCGAGCCGCTCTATGGCATCCACCTCGTACGCACGGTGATGGACGGCATGGCACTCGCCAGCCTTCATCCTGCATTCGTACGACACGCCGAAACGCACGGCCTGGCGCTCCCGTCGCTCCAACGTGAGTTGGAACAGAGCGCCTCAATCCAACACCTCACCCAGCTGCCGGCGTCCCTGCGACAGCTCTTCATCACCGCCCACGACGTGTCGCCGTCGCATCACGTACGAATGCAAGCAGCCTTCCAACGCCATAGTGACAGCGGCGTCTCGAAAACGATCAACCTGCCCCCCTCGGCGACGCCTCAAGACGTCGCCGGGGCTTTCCAGCTCGCCCATCGCCTCGGCTGCAAAGGGCTCACCGTATTTCGTTCCGGGAGTCGACGCGATCAGGTCCTGTCCTGCTCACAGCAACAATCCTGCTGA
- a CDS encoding HAD family phosphatase translates to MQTLRAILFDFDGVIANTEPLHFAGLRRTLADIDITLTESDYYANYLGFDDRGCFLAALQANERPITPAILHDLMTKKAIAYLASVRDHLVIFPGVREFVEQAAARYPLAIASGALRPEIELILEQAGLRKAFLHITSAEDVSHGKPDPQPFQYALAGLTHVRPNLGLDAASCLVIEDSLPGIRSAKSAGMKVLAVANTHTTQDLHEAHAITHSLAETSLDDLQTRLWPIAQ, encoded by the coding sequence ATGCAGACGCTGCGCGCCATCCTGTTCGATTTCGACGGTGTCATCGCGAATACAGAGCCGCTTCACTTTGCCGGACTCCGCCGCACGCTGGCCGACATCGACATTACCCTCACCGAATCGGATTACTACGCCAACTATTTGGGCTTCGACGATCGCGGCTGCTTCCTTGCGGCCCTGCAGGCCAATGAACGACCGATCACCCCCGCGATCCTCCACGACCTGATGACGAAAAAAGCTATCGCCTATCTCGCTTCGGTTCGTGATCATCTCGTCATTTTCCCCGGTGTGCGGGAGTTCGTCGAACAGGCCGCCGCCCGGTATCCCTTGGCGATCGCCTCCGGCGCCCTCCGTCCGGAAATCGAACTCATTCTCGAACAAGCCGGCCTCAGGAAGGCGTTCCTCCATATCACCAGCGCGGAAGATGTCAGCCACGGCAAGCCGGACCCCCAACCCTTTCAATATGCATTGGCCGGCTTGACTCACGTACGCCCGAATCTCGGATTGGATGCGGCGTCGTGCCTGGTCATCGAAGATTCGCTGCCCGGCATTCGATCGGCCAAATCCGCCGGGATGAAAGTGCTCGCTGTCGCCAATACCCACACCACGCAAGATCTGCATGAAGCCCATGCCATCACCCACAGCCTGGCCGAGACCAGCCTGGACGACCTGCAAACCCGCCTATGGCCAATCGCACAATGA
- a CDS encoding cobalamin-binding protein, with protein MRICSLVPGATEVVAALDLTDQLVAVSHECDYPESIRHVPSVVESVIDQHSLSSDAIDRAVKQLVSAGQRLYRLNEQRLRETRPDVILTQDLCHVCAVTPDQLTQAITSLPSEPRLVTLNPTSMEDMLLDVVRIAQAVGAADRGQALLQSLRARLDHVSTTKRAIRPRVVCLEWLDPLYIAGHWVPEMVALAGGADILGRKDQPSRETTWKEVTDANPDILLIMPCGYSVQRTVDELGRLESSRTPWSAQLARWPETYVLDANAYFSRPGPRLVDGVELLASLFHPMPSHDLNPLQAVRLTTSLLTVESRV; from the coding sequence ATGCGTATCTGCTCGTTGGTCCCCGGCGCCACAGAAGTCGTTGCTGCGCTCGATCTCACGGACCAGTTGGTGGCCGTGAGCCACGAGTGCGACTATCCGGAATCCATCCGCCACGTCCCGTCAGTCGTTGAGTCGGTGATCGATCAGCACAGCCTCTCCAGTGACGCCATTGATCGAGCCGTCAAACAACTTGTGAGTGCCGGTCAACGACTCTATCGTCTCAACGAGCAACGTCTTCGTGAGACTCGACCGGACGTGATCTTGACTCAGGATCTGTGTCATGTGTGTGCCGTCACACCCGATCAATTGACACAGGCCATAACCTCACTCCCCTCCGAGCCACGGCTCGTGACGCTGAATCCGACGTCAATGGAAGATATGCTGCTCGACGTTGTCCGCATCGCACAGGCGGTAGGAGCGGCTGACCGCGGGCAGGCACTGCTCCAATCTCTACGTGCGAGACTTGATCACGTGTCCACCACCAAACGGGCCATCCGCCCTCGCGTGGTCTGCCTGGAATGGCTCGACCCGCTCTATATCGCCGGCCACTGGGTGCCTGAAATGGTGGCGCTCGCAGGAGGAGCGGATATTTTGGGTCGCAAAGATCAGCCGTCCCGTGAAACCACGTGGAAGGAAGTCACGGACGCCAACCCGGACATCCTGCTCATCATGCCCTGCGGATACTCCGTTCAACGAACCGTGGATGAACTCGGCCGTCTTGAGAGCAGTCGGACGCCATGGTCCGCGCAGCTTGCCCGCTGGCCCGAAACCTATGTCCTCGATGCCAATGCCTATTTCAGCCGTCCCGGGCCGCGGCTCGTTGACGGCGTCGAGCTGCTCGCCTCGCTCTTTCACCCGATGCCATCCCATGATCTGAACCCGTTACAGGCCGTCCGCCTGACGACATCTTTGCTCACCGTGGAGTCCCGCGTATGA
- the hpnD gene encoding presqualene diphosphate synthase HpnD — MTVDEAQAYCTALTKASGSNFYYSFLFLPKARRSAMYTVYAFCKAVDSAVDEPPAGSQPQEELVKWRAELDAAYHGTPTWPITISLAHHVKALSIPKVYFEELIKGVEMDLHNNRYVTFNELSSYCYRVASVVGLICLHIFGATSARAQDYAVDLGMAFQLTNILRDVGTDAAHNRIYLPLEDLKACKYSEKALRQQTYSPEFQKLMQHEAARARQYYDKARAALMALPPHERRALTVAEIMRGIYSRILKKIEDSEYQVFGPRIRLTTSHRLAIAAGIWLRSRFS, encoded by the coding sequence ATGACCGTCGATGAAGCCCAGGCCTATTGCACCGCCCTCACCAAAGCAAGCGGCAGCAATTTCTACTACTCATTTCTCTTTCTCCCCAAAGCACGCCGCAGCGCGATGTATACGGTCTATGCGTTCTGCAAAGCGGTCGATAGTGCGGTGGATGAACCGCCCGCCGGCAGTCAGCCGCAGGAAGAACTCGTCAAGTGGCGCGCGGAGCTGGACGCCGCCTATCACGGCACACCGACATGGCCGATCACCATCAGTTTGGCGCATCACGTGAAAGCACTCTCGATCCCCAAGGTCTATTTTGAGGAATTGATCAAGGGCGTGGAGATGGATTTGCACAACAACCGCTACGTCACCTTCAACGAGCTGTCGTCCTATTGCTACCGCGTCGCGTCCGTCGTGGGCCTCATCTGCCTGCACATCTTCGGTGCGACCTCGGCCCGGGCACAGGACTACGCCGTGGATCTCGGCATGGCCTTCCAGCTGACCAACATTCTGCGGGACGTGGGCACCGACGCGGCGCACAACCGCATCTACCTCCCGCTTGAAGACCTGAAAGCCTGCAAATATTCGGAAAAAGCGCTGCGGCAGCAAACCTACTCACCGGAGTTCCAGAAGTTGATGCAGCATGAAGCCGCCCGGGCCAGGCAGTACTATGACAAAGCCCGGGCGGCCCTGATGGCTCTCCCTCCCCACGAGCGCCGCGCCCTGACGGTGGCGGAGATCATGCGCGGGATCTACTCCAGAATTCTAAAGAAGATCGAAGACTCCGAGTACCAGGTATTCGGCCCGCGCATCCGTCTGACCACCAGTCATCGCCTGGCGATTGCCGCAGGAATCTGGCTTCGCTCCCGATTCTCGTGA